A portion of the Terriglobales bacterium genome contains these proteins:
- a CDS encoding DinB family protein, whose amino-acid sequence MKIGIVLFLVVGVTLCAGQNKPDSGTGAKGRQRSFLGDVPTTIADSVGESLKFVEGSFLGVVEAMPEDKYGFIPTTGKFDDARSFGEQVKHVACGQFAFFNEFEGKKPPDDCERGGHDPAKSKAELIKYLKDSFDYSKRVIATLTAENAVDRVEGRYAGPNTKLGISVVSVWHVTDHYGQLVEYLRMKHCPADDAEVWVEGEIDKSRNYEAAEPRAEQQSHAGR is encoded by the coding sequence TTCCTAGTCGTAGGCGTCACACTTTGTGCTGGTCAAAACAAACCCGATTCGGGTACAGGAGCCAAGGGCCGTCAACGATCGTTCTTGGGAGACGTTCCCACGACGATTGCAGATAGCGTCGGAGAGTCGTTGAAGTTCGTCGAAGGCAGTTTCCTCGGAGTAGTCGAGGCGATGCCGGAGGACAAGTACGGTTTCATTCCTACAACAGGAAAGTTCGATGACGCTCGCAGCTTTGGTGAGCAGGTGAAGCATGTGGCGTGCGGGCAATTCGCGTTCTTCAATGAATTCGAAGGCAAGAAGCCGCCCGATGATTGCGAACGAGGCGGACACGATCCGGCGAAAAGCAAGGCGGAGCTGATTAAATATCTGAAAGACTCGTTCGATTATTCGAAGCGCGTGATCGCAACACTTACCGCAGAAAACGCGGTCGATCGCGTCGAGGGGCGCTACGCCGGACCGAATACGAAGCTTGGAATTTCCGTTGTTTCAGTTTGGCACGTGACCGATCACTACGGACAGTTAGTCGAGTATCTGCGCATGAAGCATTGTCCCGCCGACGACGCAGAAGTATGGGTTGAAGGTGAGATAGACAAGTCACGTAACTACGAAGCTGCGGAGCCTCGAGCTGAACAGCAAAGCCACGCGGGACGCTAG
- a CDS encoding polysaccharide deacetylase family protein yields MIFFIATAWGQVASKPPQLAITFDDLPAHGPLPPDETRIEVAAKILRAMHDAKLPPIYGFVNGVAISKNPGDAAVLDAWRQTGNPLGNHGWSHLNLNQTSASDFEQDVVRNEPVLSERMKGADWHWFRYPFLAEGETPEKRTAFREFLSENGYKVAAVTMSFADYEWNEPYARCKAKGDAAAIAALGESYLKAADESADYYRSLSQKLFGRDIPYVLLMHIGAFDAEMLPKLLSLYKSKGFQFVTLQDAENDEFYRSSVDLRLAAPDSLERAMAERHLPLPSRPAAATQLESLCR; encoded by the coding sequence ATGATTTTTTTTATAGCCACCGCATGGGGGCAAGTAGCCTCAAAACCGCCACAGCTTGCGATCACCTTTGACGATCTGCCTGCACATGGTCCATTGCCGCCTGATGAGACGCGAATCGAAGTTGCCGCAAAAATTCTAAGAGCGATGCACGACGCCAAGCTGCCGCCGATCTACGGCTTCGTAAACGGCGTCGCGATCAGCAAGAATCCTGGAGACGCAGCGGTGCTCGACGCGTGGCGCCAGACCGGCAATCCGCTTGGGAATCATGGCTGGTCACATCTGAACCTGAATCAGACTTCGGCGAGCGACTTCGAGCAGGATGTCGTGCGAAACGAGCCGGTGTTGAGTGAGCGCATGAAAGGCGCGGACTGGCACTGGTTTCGGTATCCGTTTCTCGCGGAAGGAGAGACGCCGGAAAAAAGAACAGCGTTTCGGGAATTTCTCTCTGAGAATGGATACAAGGTCGCTGCAGTCACGATGAGCTTTGCCGACTATGAATGGAACGAACCCTACGCACGCTGCAAAGCCAAAGGAGATGCTGCAGCAATTGCTGCACTCGGGGAGAGTTATCTCAAAGCCGCAGACGAGAGTGCCGACTACTATCGAAGCTTGTCACAGAAATTGTTCGGACGCGACATTCCTTATGTACTCCTCATGCACATAGGGGCATTCGACGCGGAGATGCTTCCTAAGCTGTTGAGCCTTTACAAATCGAAAGGATTCCAATTTGTCACGCTTCAGGACGCCGAAAATGACGAATTCTATCGGTCTTCCGTAGATCTCCGTCTCGCCGCTCCCGATTCCCTGGAACGAGCGATGGCGGAACGGCATTTGCCGCTGCCATCTCGTCCAGCTGCGGCGACTCAGTTGGAAAGCTTGTGTCGATAA